Proteins encoded by one window of Cervus canadensis isolate Bull #8, Minnesota chromosome 18, ASM1932006v1, whole genome shotgun sequence:
- the ZNF821 gene encoding zinc finger protein 821 isoform X2 encodes MTPPQGDQVFAGLEEQARQAMMKTDFPGDLGSQRQAIQQLRDQDSSSSDSEGDEEETTQDEVSSHTSEEDGGVVKVEKELENAEQPVGGKKVVEHEVTENLHSDPLLGLCQCPLCQLDCGSREQLIAHVYQHTAAVVSAKSYMCPVCGRALSSPGSLGRHLLIHSEDQRSNCAVCGARFTSHATFNSEKLPEVLNMESLPPAHSEGPSSAEGKDIAFSPPVYPAGILLVCNNCAAYRKLLEAQTPSVRKWALRRQNEPLEVRLQRLERERTAKKSRRDNETPEEREVRRMRDREAKRLQRMQETDEQRARRLQRDREAMRLKRANETPEKRQARLIREREAKRLKRRLEKMDMMLRAQFGQDPSAMAALAAEMNFFQLPVSGVELDSQLLGKMAFEEQNSSALH; translated from the exons ATGACCCCACCACAGG GGGATCAAGTATTTGCTGGGCTAGAAGAGCAAGCCCGCCAGGCGATGATGAAAACTGATTTTCCTGGAGACCTTGGCAGTCAGCGACAAGCTATCCAACAACTAAGAGATCAGGACTCCAGTAGCA GTGACAGTGAGGGAGACGAAGAGGAGACCACACAAGATGAAGTCTCTTCCCATACGTCAGAGGAAGATGGAGGAGTGGTCAAAGTGGAAAAAGAGTTAGAAAATGCAGAACAGCCTGTTGGTGGAAAGAAAGTGGTAGAGCATGAG GTCACGGAGAATTTGCATTCTGACCCGTTACTTGGACTCTGCCAATGTCCCCTCTGCCAGCTCGACTGTGGGAGTCGGGAGCAGCTGATTGCTCACGTGTACCAG CACACTGCAGCCGTGGTGAGCGCCAAGAGCTACATGTGTCCCGTCTGTGGCCGGGCCCTCAGCTCCCCAGGGTCACTGGGTCGCCACCTCTTAATCCATTCGGAGGACCAGCGGTCTAACTGTGCTGTGTGTGGAGCCCGTTTCACTAGCCATGCCACATTTAACAG TGAAAAACTCCCCGAAGTCCTTAATATGGAATCCCTACCGCCAGCCCACAGTGAGGGCCCCTCCAGTGCTGAGGGGAAGGACATTGCCTTTAGTCCTCCAGTGTACCCTGCTGGAATTCTGCTTGTATGCAACAACTGTGCTGCCTACCGGAAGCTGCTGGAAGCCCAGACCCCCAGTGTCCGCAAATGGGCCTTGCGTCGGCAGAATGAGCCTTTGGAAGTCCGCCTGCAGCGACTGGAACGAGAGCGCACAGCCAAGAAGAGCCGGCGGGACAATGAGACCCCCGAGGAGCGGGAGGTGAGGCGCATGAGGGACCGAGAAGCCAAGCGCCTGCAGCGCATGCAGGAGACGGACGAGCAGCGGGCACGCCGGCTGCAACGAGATCGGGAGGCCATGAGGCTGAAGCGAGCCAACGAGACCCCCGAGAAGCGGCAGGCCCGGCTCATCCGGGAGCGGGAGGCCAAGCGGCTCAAGAGGAGGCTGGAGAAAATGGACATGATGTTGCGAGCTCAATTTGGCCAGGACCCTTCTGCCATGGCAGCCTTAGCAGCTGAAATGAACTTCTTCCAGCTACCTGTGAGTGGGGTGGAGTTGGACAGCCAACTCCTGGGCAAGATGGCCTTTGAAGAGCAGAACAGCAGTGCTCTGCACTGA
- the ZNF821 gene encoding zinc finger protein 821 isoform X3, whose product MSRRKQTNPNKVHCDSEGDEEETTQDEVSSHTSEEDGGVVKVEKELENAEQPVGGKKVVEHEVTENLHSDPLLGLCQCPLCQLDCGSREQLIAHVYQHTAAVVSAKSYMCPVCGRALSSPGSLGRHLLIHSEDQRSNCAVCGARFTSHATFNSEKLPEVLNMESLPPAHSEGPSSAEGKDIAFSPPVYPAGILLVCNNCAAYRKLLEAQTPSVRKWALRRQNEPLEVRLQRLERERTAKKSRRDNETPEEREVRRMRDREAKRLQRMQETDEQRARRLQRDREAMRLKRANETPEKRQARLIREREAKRLKRRLEKMDMMLRAQFGQDPSAMAALAAEMNFFQLPVSGVELDSQLLGKMAFEEQNSSALH is encoded by the exons ATGTCCCGTCGGAAACAGACAAATCCAAATAAAGTTCACT GTGACAGTGAGGGAGACGAAGAGGAGACCACACAAGATGAAGTCTCTTCCCATACGTCAGAGGAAGATGGAGGAGTGGTCAAAGTGGAAAAAGAGTTAGAAAATGCAGAACAGCCTGTTGGTGGAAAGAAAGTGGTAGAGCATGAG GTCACGGAGAATTTGCATTCTGACCCGTTACTTGGACTCTGCCAATGTCCCCTCTGCCAGCTCGACTGTGGGAGTCGGGAGCAGCTGATTGCTCACGTGTACCAG CACACTGCAGCCGTGGTGAGCGCCAAGAGCTACATGTGTCCCGTCTGTGGCCGGGCCCTCAGCTCCCCAGGGTCACTGGGTCGCCACCTCTTAATCCATTCGGAGGACCAGCGGTCTAACTGTGCTGTGTGTGGAGCCCGTTTCACTAGCCATGCCACATTTAACAG TGAAAAACTCCCCGAAGTCCTTAATATGGAATCCCTACCGCCAGCCCACAGTGAGGGCCCCTCCAGTGCTGAGGGGAAGGACATTGCCTTTAGTCCTCCAGTGTACCCTGCTGGAATTCTGCTTGTATGCAACAACTGTGCTGCCTACCGGAAGCTGCTGGAAGCCCAGACCCCCAGTGTCCGCAAATGGGCCTTGCGTCGGCAGAATGAGCCTTTGGAAGTCCGCCTGCAGCGACTGGAACGAGAGCGCACAGCCAAGAAGAGCCGGCGGGACAATGAGACCCCCGAGGAGCGGGAGGTGAGGCGCATGAGGGACCGAGAAGCCAAGCGCCTGCAGCGCATGCAGGAGACGGACGAGCAGCGGGCACGCCGGCTGCAACGAGATCGGGAGGCCATGAGGCTGAAGCGAGCCAACGAGACCCCCGAGAAGCGGCAGGCCCGGCTCATCCGGGAGCGGGAGGCCAAGCGGCTCAAGAGGAGGCTGGAGAAAATGGACATGATGTTGCGAGCTCAATTTGGCCAGGACCCTTCTGCCATGGCAGCCTTAGCAGCTGAAATGAACTTCTTCCAGCTACCTGTGAGTGGGGTGGAGTTGGACAGCCAACTCCTGGGCAAGATGGCCTTTGAAGAGCAGAACAGCAGTGCTCTGCACTGA
- the ZNF821 gene encoding zinc finger protein 821 isoform X1: MSRRKQTNPNKVHWDQVFAGLEEQARQAMMKTDFPGDLGSQRQAIQQLRDQDSSSSDSEGDEEETTQDEVSSHTSEEDGGVVKVEKELENAEQPVGGKKVVEHEVTENLHSDPLLGLCQCPLCQLDCGSREQLIAHVYQHTAAVVSAKSYMCPVCGRALSSPGSLGRHLLIHSEDQRSNCAVCGARFTSHATFNSEKLPEVLNMESLPPAHSEGPSSAEGKDIAFSPPVYPAGILLVCNNCAAYRKLLEAQTPSVRKWALRRQNEPLEVRLQRLERERTAKKSRRDNETPEEREVRRMRDREAKRLQRMQETDEQRARRLQRDREAMRLKRANETPEKRQARLIREREAKRLKRRLEKMDMMLRAQFGQDPSAMAALAAEMNFFQLPVSGVELDSQLLGKMAFEEQNSSALH, encoded by the exons ATGTCCCGTCGGAAACAGACAAATCCAAATAAAGTTCACT GGGATCAAGTATTTGCTGGGCTAGAAGAGCAAGCCCGCCAGGCGATGATGAAAACTGATTTTCCTGGAGACCTTGGCAGTCAGCGACAAGCTATCCAACAACTAAGAGATCAGGACTCCAGTAGCA GTGACAGTGAGGGAGACGAAGAGGAGACCACACAAGATGAAGTCTCTTCCCATACGTCAGAGGAAGATGGAGGAGTGGTCAAAGTGGAAAAAGAGTTAGAAAATGCAGAACAGCCTGTTGGTGGAAAGAAAGTGGTAGAGCATGAG GTCACGGAGAATTTGCATTCTGACCCGTTACTTGGACTCTGCCAATGTCCCCTCTGCCAGCTCGACTGTGGGAGTCGGGAGCAGCTGATTGCTCACGTGTACCAG CACACTGCAGCCGTGGTGAGCGCCAAGAGCTACATGTGTCCCGTCTGTGGCCGGGCCCTCAGCTCCCCAGGGTCACTGGGTCGCCACCTCTTAATCCATTCGGAGGACCAGCGGTCTAACTGTGCTGTGTGTGGAGCCCGTTTCACTAGCCATGCCACATTTAACAG TGAAAAACTCCCCGAAGTCCTTAATATGGAATCCCTACCGCCAGCCCACAGTGAGGGCCCCTCCAGTGCTGAGGGGAAGGACATTGCCTTTAGTCCTCCAGTGTACCCTGCTGGAATTCTGCTTGTATGCAACAACTGTGCTGCCTACCGGAAGCTGCTGGAAGCCCAGACCCCCAGTGTCCGCAAATGGGCCTTGCGTCGGCAGAATGAGCCTTTGGAAGTCCGCCTGCAGCGACTGGAACGAGAGCGCACAGCCAAGAAGAGCCGGCGGGACAATGAGACCCCCGAGGAGCGGGAGGTGAGGCGCATGAGGGACCGAGAAGCCAAGCGCCTGCAGCGCATGCAGGAGACGGACGAGCAGCGGGCACGCCGGCTGCAACGAGATCGGGAGGCCATGAGGCTGAAGCGAGCCAACGAGACCCCCGAGAAGCGGCAGGCCCGGCTCATCCGGGAGCGGGAGGCCAAGCGGCTCAAGAGGAGGCTGGAGAAAATGGACATGATGTTGCGAGCTCAATTTGGCCAGGACCCTTCTGCCATGGCAGCCTTAGCAGCTGAAATGAACTTCTTCCAGCTACCTGTGAGTGGGGTGGAGTTGGACAGCCAACTCCTGGGCAAGATGGCCTTTGAAGAGCAGAACAGCAGTGCTCTGCACTGA